The proteins below come from a single Elgaria multicarinata webbii isolate HBS135686 ecotype San Diego chromosome 11, rElgMul1.1.pri, whole genome shotgun sequence genomic window:
- the SPOP gene encoding speckle-type POZ protein — MSRVPSPPPPAEMSSGPVAESWCYTQIKVVKFSYMWTINNFSFCREEMGEVIKSSTFSSGANDKLKWCLRVNPKGLDEESKDYLSLYLLLVSCPKSEVRAKFKFSILNAKGEETKAMESQRAYRFVQGKDWGFKKFIRRDFLLDEANGLLPDDKLTLFCEVSVVQDSVNISGQNSMNMVKVPECRLADELGGLWENSRFTDCCLCVAGQEFQAHKAILAARSPVFSAMFEHEMEESKKNRVEINDVEPEVFKEMMCFIYTGKAPNLDKMADDLLAAADKYALERLKVMCEDALCSNLSVENAAEILILADLHSADQLKTQAVDFINYHASDVMETSGWKSMVVSHPHLVAEAYRSLASAQCPFLGPPRKRLKQS, encoded by the exons ATGTCAAGGGTACCGAGTCCTCCTCCTCCGGCAGAGATGTCAAGTGGACCTGTTGCAGAGAGCTGGTGTTACACTCAA aTTAAAGTGGTCAAATTTTCCTACATGTGGACCATCAACAATTTCAGCTTTTGCCGGGAGGAAATGGGTGAGGTCATCAAAAGTTCAACATTTTCTTCGGGAGCAAATGACAAATTGAAATG GTGTTTGCGTGTGAACCCAAAGGGCTTGGATGAAGAGAGTAAAGATTATCTTTCGCTCTATCTGTTACTGGTCAGCTGTCCGAAGAGTGAAGTCCGAGCCAAATTCAAGTTCTCCATCCTGAATGCCAAAGGAGAAGAAACAAAAGCGATGG AGAGCCAGCGAGCGTATCGGTTTGTGCAAGGCAAAGACTGGGGATTCAAGAAGTTTATTAGAAGAGATTTTCTCTTGGATGAGGCCAACGGACTCCTTCCAGATGACAAGCTCACTCTCTTCTGTGAG GTGAGTGTAGTACAGGACTCTGTCAATATCTCCGGCCAAAACTCCATGAACATGGTGAAGGTACCCGAATGCCGCTTGGCTGATGAGTTGGGAGGCCTCTGGGAAAACTCTCGCTTCACTGACTGCTGCCTGTGTGTGGCAGGCCAGGAGTTCCAGGCTCACAAAGCCATATTAGCAG CACGGTCTCCGGTTTTCAGCGCTATGTTTGAACATGAGATGGAAGAGAGTAAAAAG AATCGAGTCGAAATCAACGACGTGGAGCCTgaagtttttaaagaaatgatgtGTTTCATTTACACGGGGAAGGCGCCTAACCTTGACAAAATGGCTGACGATTTGCTTGCAGCCGCTGACAAG TATGCTCTGGAACGCTTGAAGGTGATGTGCGAGGATGCTCTGTGCAGCAACCTGTCTGTAGAAAACGCAGCAGAGATCCTAATCTTGGCTGATCTACACAGCGCTGATCAGCTAAAAACTCAGGCAGTCGACTTCATAAACTA CCATGCTTCTGACGTCATGGAGACTTCAGGCTGGAAGTCGATGGTCGTCTCTCACCCTCATTTGGTGGCCGAGGCGTATCGTTCGTTGGCCTCTGCGCAGTGCCCCTTTCTGGGACCTCCACGCAAGCGGCTGAAGCAGTCCTAA